A region of the Clostridium estertheticum subsp. estertheticum genome:
GTATTGGATTTGTTAAAAGAGATTGTTTTGATTGAGCATTATTACCCCATAAAATAAAAACTATAGGTTTTGTTTTCTCATTTAACAAAGTGATAATTTTATCAGTAAAATTTTCCCAACCTTTGTTTTTATGAGAATTAGCCTCTCCGGATCTAACGGTAAGGACTGTATTTAATAATAAAACGCCTTGATCAGCCCATTTCTTTAAATAACCGGTGTTTGGTATATAACAACCTAAATCGGTATTTAATTCTTTATATATATTTAATAATGAAGGGGGAATCCTTACGCCTGGATTTACAGAAAAGCTTAAGCCATGAGCTTGACTAGGACCATGGTAAGGGTCTTGACCAAGTATAACAACATTTACGTCAGTATATGAAGTATATTTAAGTGCATTAAATACATCCTTTAATTCAGGATATATCAAAGAACTTTCATATTCTTCTTTTAAAAAGTATTTCAATTTTAAATAATAATCTTTGTTAACTTCATCTAATAAAAGTTCATTCCAATTATTTAATAAATTATTCATAAAATCACCTCACTTAAGTGTATCATAAATATTTTTATTTGGCTAAAATAAGTGGTTTATTTAAATTAATAAGAAGTTAAAGTATAAGACAGTTGTATTTAATATTTTAAGGATTAAATGGTATATAATTATATCGAATATAAAAATAGTGCATAAAATAACCAATAGTTGTATGCTAGTCAAGTATAAGATAAGGAGGATAAGCTATGCAAA
Encoded here:
- a CDS encoding uracil-DNA glycosylase: MNNLLNNWNELLLDEVNKDYYLKLKYFLKEEYESSLIYPELKDVFNALKYTSYTDVNVVILGQDPYHGPSQAHGLSFSVNPGVRIPPSLLNIYKELNTDLGCYIPNTGYLKKWADQGVLLLNTVLTVRSGEANSHKNKGWENFTDKIITLLNEKTKPIVFILWGNNAQSKQSLLTNPIHYIIKSAHPSPLSAYRGFFNSKPFSKTNSFLLSVGEKAIDWQINNYSDKKR